The following nucleotide sequence is from Candidatus Hydrogenedentota bacterium.
GCGCAAGCACGGCTTTACCCTGATTGAACTTCTTGTAGTAATTGCGATTATTGGTATACTTGCGGCGATCCTGCTGCCCGCGCTGGCGCGTGCGCGGGAGGCGGCGCGGCGGGCCAGCTGCCAGAATAATCTGAAGCAGCTGGGCCTGGTGTTTAAGATGTACGCCAACGAGAGCGCGGGCCAGCGCTACCCGAAAATGAAGGTGTTGAATTGTGACGGCGAGATCCAGCCGTGGAACGCGATCTTCGAGCCGACGCAGGTCTTTCCCGAGTATCTTACCGACTGGAACGTGCTGATCTGCCCGAGCAATTCGGGCGGGGGCACGGCCCTGGAGCACTGGGATCAGGGCAGCACCCCGAGCCCGCTGTGGGAGGAGATCGCGGGGTACTCGAACAATGGCGTGGTGGAGCCTTGTGAGGTTAACACCGAGCCCTACTATTACTACGGGTACGCGATTTCCGATTCGATGTTCCGGGTTGAGGAGGATTTCGAGAATTTTGAAGCGGCGGTGGAGGCCCTGGCCGAAGAGGTGGAAGATGGCGATATCGACGCGGTCGACCGCGATTGGCGGATGGTGGATGAGAACGGTGCGCCGGTCCCGGTGGGGGGCATGAATGTAATCTTCCGGCTCCGTGAGGGTATTGAGCGTTTCTTCATCACGGATATCAACAACCCGGGCGCCAGCGCGCGTGCGCAATCGGAACTTGCGGTGATGCACGACGCGGTGGCGGAGGAGCCCACCCACTTCAACCATATCCCGGGCGGGGCGAACGTGCTTTACATGGACGGGCACGTGGCGTATATGAAGTATACGGGCGAGTACGAGACAAAGTTCCCGATCAACCACGCGGGCTTCGTGCTGCACGAGGCGGGCGAGGGCGGCCATCACCACTGACGCGTTCGGAAATTGAAGCTGCTGGCGCGCCACCCTTCTCCGGGGCTGGCGCGCCAGTTTTTTTTTCGATCGGGCGGACGGGGAGACATGGGGTTGCGTGTTTTCGGAATGGTATTTATTGTATACGTTGCGTTTCATAACCTCCCGCGCGCGGGGCCCGGCCCCCCGGGGGAATTGAGGCGCCGGCATTGGCGCCAGACCCGGAGCGATTGAATTCATGCTTGTCTGGCTGAGCTTCCTTGCCGCAATCGGATTGGTGCTGGCGGTGGAAGTAGGGGTGGCGAACCGGCGCAAGGCCGCCTTGCATCCCAAGGAGGCGCTTGCATGGACGGGCTTCTGGATTGCGCTTGCCCAGGTGTTCAACGCGTACGTTTTCGTGCGGTACAGCCGCCGGGCGGCCGCGGCGGGGCCGGGCGTGGAGCCGGTATTGAGCGGTTGGGAGGCGTCGGGGCAGTTCTTCGCGGCCTATACGCTGGAGAAGCTCCTCAGCCTCGACAACATTCTTGTCATCGCGCTGATCTTCGCGTATTTCCGGATTCCGGGGCGTTTTCAGCACC
It contains:
- a CDS encoding DUF1559 domain-containing protein produces the protein MRKHGFTLIELLVVIAIIGILAAILLPALARAREAARRASCQNNLKQLGLVFKMYANESAGQRYPKMKVLNCDGEIQPWNAIFEPTQVFPEYLTDWNVLICPSNSGGGTALEHWDQGSTPSPLWEEIAGYSNNGVVEPCEVNTEPYYYYGYAISDSMFRVEEDFENFEAAVEALAEEVEDGDIDAVDRDWRMVDENGAPVPVGGMNVIFRLREGIERFFITDINNPGASARAQSELAVMHDAVAEEPTHFNHIPGGANVLYMDGHVAYMKYTGEYETKFPINHAGFVLHEAGEGGHHH